The DNA segment TCGATGTAGCAGTAGAAGGCGCCGTCCGGCGGGACCGGGACCGGCAGGCCGATGCGGGACAGGCCGTCGAGGACCAGGGCGCGCCGGGCGGCGAACTCGGCGCGGCGCTGTTCACAAACGGTCAGGGCCTCCGGGGTGAAGCAGGACAGGGCGGCGACCTGCGCCGGTGTCGAGGCGCAGATGTAGAGGTTCTGGGCGAGACGTTCCACCGCGGGAATCAACGGCTCCGGCAGCACGCACCAGCCGAGACGCCAGCCGGTGAGGCCGAAGTATTTCGAGAAACTGCCGATCACGACCGCTTCGGGGTCCATCGTCAATGCCGTCGGAGCATCGCCGTCGGACAATTCGAGGTAGATCTCGTCGACGATGCGCCAGCCGCCGTTCTCGCGGGCCACATCGCAGATGTCCTGCAATTCGGCGGGCGGAATGGACGTTCCCGTCGGATTGGACGGGGTCGCCATCATGACTCCGGCGGTCCTCGCACTCCAGTTCCGGCGTACCGAAGCCGCATCCAATTGAAATCGAGAATCCGGCGTGGTCGGCAGAAGGCGCACCCGGCCGCCGAACGTCTCGATGATCTGGCGATTGCACGGGTAGGACGGATCGGCGATGAGCACCTCGTCGCCCGGATCGACCAGGGCGGCAGCGGTCAGAACAAGCGCCGCCGACGCACCGGCGGTCACCACGATGCGCGCGGGATCGATCTCCGCGTCGTGGCGCTGGCGATAGAAGCCGGAGATCGCTTGGCGCAATGGAGGAAGACCCAAGGCGGCCGTGTACGGCAGAGGCCGACCATCCATCGCGTTCCGCATGGCTTCGCGTACCACTGGCGGCGCCCCGAAGTCGGGCTCGCCGATGTTCAGCTTGACCACGTGATGGCCGTCCGCCTCCAGCATGGCGGCGTGCTTGGCCACCTCCATCGCGTAGAACGGTGCGACGGCCTGAGCACGGTGCGAAATCTTCACGGCCGCAAGCCTAGAGCCCCGCGTCGCAGACGACCCTCGTCGGGAACGTCACGGTCGTCGTCATCACCGCCAAGCTCGCCCGACAACGGGTGAGATCCGCTGAGCCGAGACGCCGAATTGACGCTGACGCCTACGCTGACGCCATCGCCCACACGAGCTTATTCGATCTCGGATTGGAGCAGCGGTGGTCGGAGATGTGGTGCAAGTTCTGAGCTTCGCCGCGCTTGTCGTTTCGCTGTTCCTGGTCGCCGTTCAGACGAGAAGGCTGGGAAAGCAAGTAGAGATCGCCAACAAATTCAGCACGTACGAATCATTCAGCAGCGCTGCCGAACGATACGACGCCGGGCTTGCTCTTCTGTATCAGAGTCCTCATCTGCGGCCCTACTTCTTCGAGGGCAAGGCGCTGGACCTGGACGCCGACGATCTCAATCGTGCGCTGGTCATCGCCGACATGATGGCCGGGGCTCTGAGCAACGCCCTGACCGTCGGCGAGCAGTTCCCGGACGGCACCCGCCAGGGCTGGCACCGGCTCGCCACCGCGATGGGACGGAATCCGCTCTTCCAGATGGTCCTGGACGAGCAGCCCTACTCGTTCACCAAGCTTCGCGAACACCTCGGCGAACGCTGAGTTCGGGTCACCCGAAGGCGTAGCCGCAAGCCCCGCGGCATCGCTCGATCGGGCGGATGGCCTACATGGGGTGACCCGGCCGGGACAGACTCGACTCGAGTATCCCGGAGGTTAGGTGACCAGCATGTCCGTCGAGCGGACCGAGATGAGCTCCCACGAGCCCGGCGAGGTGTACGAGCTGATCGCGCAGCGGTACGTCGACCACCGTTCGCGCATCCTCGGCAGGCCGGAGGAGTTCATGTTCCGGTCGGCGTCCGCGCACGCCGGTGGGATGACCGTCGACCACATCGACTGGGAAGCCACGATGGAGATCTCCGCCGACCCGTTCGACACCATCCTCATCGTCAGCGTGCTGAACGGCCGCTTCGACGTGACGTCCGGGCGGGACAACCGGCGGGCGGAGCAGGGTGAGGCGCTGATGTACCTGCCCGGCGTCCCACCCGAGGTGATCATGGATCGGATGACGTACCGGGTGGCGCAGTTCCCGCTCGCGGCCGCCGAGCGGGTGGCGGACCGGCTCGGCGTGAAGGCCGGCGACTTCCGGTTCGAACGCATGACACCGGTGTCCCCGGCCATGAACCGCCGCTGGATGGCGACCATGACGTACCTCACCAGGCTCTTCTCCGGTCCTGAACCCGCGGTCACGCATCCGCTGATGCTGTCCGCGGCGATCGATGCGGCTGCCGCGGCGGCGGTCGCGGTCTTCCCGAACACCACGATGACCATGGACTACATCGCCGGACCCGGCCGGACGGGACCGGCCGCGCTGCGCCGGGCGATCGCCTACATCGAGGCGCACGCCGCCGAGCCCATCCGGCCCGAGCAGATCGCGGCGGCGGCGGGATTGTCGGTACGAGGGCTGCAAGCCGCTTTCCGCCGGCACCACGACACCACACCCACCGCCTTCCTGCGCCGGATCCGGATGGAACGCGCCAACCAGGAGCTGCTCGCCGCGGGCCCGGACGACACGTTCGCGGACATCGCCCGGCGGTGGGGTTTCGCGGCGACGCGGGGGTTCGCGGCGGAGTACCGGCGGACGTTCGGCCGGACGCCGCGCCCTCAGCGGCGGGACTGACGCAGTCGCCGCAGTTCCTCTTCGGCCGCCCGGCGGGCGTTCAGGAGCTCCTGCTCGTAGCGGCGCCGCTCACCCGCGTCGAACAGAGTGATCCGGATCAGCTTGGGAGTGCCGGTCACGTCCCTGGTCACCGTGGAGTTCATCAGCGTGCTCATCCGGCGGCCGTCCGCGCGCATCACGTCGAACGCGATCTCGTGGATGGTGCCCCGGGCGCTCAGCAGCGGCGCGCAGTGCGTCTCGTGGTAGATCCGGCTGCCGACGCTGAGCAGATCCCGGAACCGCAGCCGGCCGACCAGGGCCGGCCTGTCGTAGCCCGTCCACCTCAGAAAAGTGCGGTTCACCTGCAGAATCGTGCCGTCCGGGGCGGTCGTGAGGTAGCCGCACGGCGCGTCCTCGAACAGGTCCTCCTCGACCCGGCACAACCCGTCGTGCACGGTCACCCAGCGTTCCACCTGCTGCGGCGGGAGGCCGCTGCCGGAGAGGAAGATTCGTACGCTCGAACCGCTCGGCAATGCGGCCCTCCCGTCAGCGAGCAGGTCGCTGAGCGTGGCCCGGGGCATCCGCACCCCGCGCGCGCCCGCCGCCCGGACGAACGCGGCCTGCGACACGGCGCCGGTCCACCGGTAGACCTCGCGCAGCCGCGCCCGGAACTCGGCAGCGGTCATGGCGTTCTCCGGCGTCGGGCACGGCCCCCGGTTGCCGTTCACCGTGACCGGCCGCTCCCCTCGGTAGCCGACCGCATCGGCCACCCGGCACCAGCGGACCTGCCAGTCGGCCTGCTCCGTCACACCGCACCCTCGCAGGTAGGCGGACGTCGCCTCCCAGGTCGGGAACCGGCGGCCGGCGTGCACTGCGGACAGCGTCGGCGGACTGGAGTGCCCGGCCCGCGCCATCGCCTGCAGGCTCGGGCTGCCGGCGCGGGCCCGCAGTTCACGCAGGTCCGCCGCGAGCTCCTCGACTTCTCGTGCGGCAGTGTCCATCGTCCTCAGCCGCGAGTGAGCCGGCCGACCGCGGTGACCAGTGCGACGAGGCTGCCGAGCGCGATCGTCGGGTCGGCGCCCCGATCCACGAGCACCAGCACGGTGACCATGACGCAGGCCAGCGGGCCGGTGGTGTTCTGCCTGGTGCTCGGGATCATCCTGGGTCTCTCCTGCCGCTCATCGGGATGGGCTTACGCAGAGTTAACGCGAGCGGCGATTGCGCCCGCAACATCCCGATCTTCACGGTTGCGTCGACTTCCCGCCGTGATCGTCCGGACAACCTCCGAACGCGACGAGCATCGACGCCACGCCGTTCCCTGCCGCGGGCTGGGCTGCCGGAGCGAAACGCCGGGAAACAGCAGGTGGCGGCAGCCACACTGTGATCAGGGTGACGCTACCTATTACCTACTCAGGCAGTAGGGTTGGTGAAGAAGTCACCAAGATCAACAATGAGGCACCCCATGACGCAGGAGCACGACGCCTGGCGGCAGGCTCGCCACGAGGCCGTCACCGCACCCACTGGCAACCTGGCGCTGATCGAGACCCGCTGGGGTGCCGACGATACCGAGGCCGCGCTCGACGGGCAGCCGGCCAGCGTGACCGCCACCCGGTTGAGCCGGCGTGATCCGCGGACCGGTGAGGTCGAGCAGGGAGTGCGGCTGTGGGATGCCGCCTCCGAGGCGATCAAGAGCTTCGAGGGCATCGACACCTACGCGTACGACCCGGCGTGGGTGCTCGAAGCCCGGTACACCGACGTGTCCGAGGAGCGGAGGATCCCGTTCCAGCACGCCCAGGACGCCGGGTTCACCCGTGACCTGCCCGTTCCCGGCGACCTGCACGTCACGATCGACGGGCGGGACTACACGCTGAGCGCGTTCGACGACGACGGACGGTTGCTGCTCGTCTTCGGCGATCCTACGAACGGCACGGAGACGTACGGGGCCGGAAGGTTCTTGTTCGTCGATCCCGCTGCCGGAGAAGTCGACTTCAACTACGCCTTCGTTCCGCCGTGCGGCTTCTCGGAGCACTACAACTGCCCGATGCCTCCCCCGCAGAACCGGCTGCACCTGCCCGTCCGGGCCGGCGAGAAGAACCCCCTCTTCCAGAAAGATCTCCCGTGAAACGCCTGATAGCCACCCTGTCCGCGGTCGCCCTGGCAGCAAGCCTGGCGGCCTGCGGCGGCAACGACGACGACGCCCCCGCCGCCAACCCAGCCGCTGAAACGATCCAGATCGGTTCGGTCTACGAGCCGCAGAACCTCGACAACACGGCCGGCGGTGGCCAGGGCGTGACCGAGGCGCTCAACGGCAACGTGTACGAGGGCCTGTTCCAGCTCACCGACGCCGGCAAGGTCGAGCCGCTGCTGGCCAAGGACGACAAGGTCAGCGACGACGGCCTCACCTACACCATCACCCTGCAGCCGAACGTCAAGTTCCACTCCGGCAAGGCGCTGACCTCGGCCGACGTGAAGGCGAGCATCGAGCGGGTCACCGCCGAGAACTCGAAGTCGGCCCGCAAGAGCTACTTCGAGGTGATCAAGGAGATCGCGACGCCGGACGACGCCACCGTCGTCTTCACGCTGAAGAACCGGTCGATCTCGTTCATCTACAACCTCAGCTACATCTGGGTCGTGAACACGGCCGCCGGTGACCTCACCACCACCGCGGACGGCACCGGCCCGTACAAGCTCGGCGACTGGAAGCGCGGCTCGACCCTGAGCCTGACCAAGTTCGACGGCTACTGGGGCACCGCCGCCAAGAACGCCGGCGTGGTCTTCCACTACTTCACCGACGCCACCGCGCTGAACAACGCGCTGCTGACGAACGCTGTCGACGTCGTCACCAGCG comes from the Actinoplanes sp. OR16 genome and includes:
- a CDS encoding pyridoxal phosphate-dependent aminotransferase; this encodes MKISHRAQAVAPFYAMEVAKHAAMLEADGHHVVKLNIGEPDFGAPPVVREAMRNAMDGRPLPYTAALGLPPLRQAISGFYRQRHDAEIDPARIVVTAGASAALVLTAAALVDPGDEVLIADPSYPCNRQIIETFGGRVRLLPTTPDSRFQLDAASVRRNWSARTAGVMMATPSNPTGTSIPPAELQDICDVARENGGWRIVDEIYLELSDGDAPTALTMDPEAVVIGSFSKYFGLTGWRLGWCVLPEPLIPAVERLAQNLYICASTPAQVAALSCFTPEALTVCEQRRAEFAARRALVLDGLSRIGLPVPVPPDGAFYCYIDVSGTGLTSQVFCERALQEARVALTPGRDFGSASAGTHVRLSYTASMADLKEGLDRLGRFMAAL
- a CDS encoding AraC family transcriptional regulator, with the protein product MSVERTEMSSHEPGEVYELIAQRYVDHRSRILGRPEEFMFRSASAHAGGMTVDHIDWEATMEISADPFDTILIVSVLNGRFDVTSGRDNRRAEQGEALMYLPGVPPEVIMDRMTYRVAQFPLAAAERVADRLGVKAGDFRFERMTPVSPAMNRRWMATMTYLTRLFSGPEPAVTHPLMLSAAIDAAAAAAVAVFPNTTMTMDYIAGPGRTGPAALRRAIAYIEAHAAEPIRPEQIAAAAGLSVRGLQAAFRRHHDTTPTAFLRRIRMERANQELLAAGPDDTFADIARRWGFAATRGFAAEYRRTFGRTPRPQRRD
- a CDS encoding PAS domain-containing protein: MDTAAREVEELAADLRELRARAGSPSLQAMARAGHSSPPTLSAVHAGRRFPTWEATSAYLRGCGVTEQADWQVRWCRVADAVGYRGERPVTVNGNRGPCPTPENAMTAAEFRARLREVYRWTGAVSQAAFVRAAGARGVRMPRATLSDLLADGRAALPSGSSVRIFLSGSGLPPQQVERWVTVHDGLCRVEEDLFEDAPCGYLTTAPDGTILQVNRTFLRWTGYDRPALVGRLRFRDLLSVGSRIYHETHCAPLLSARGTIHEIAFDVMRADGRRMSTLMNSTVTRDVTGTPKLIRITLFDAGERRRYEQELLNARRAAEEELRRLRQSRR
- a CDS encoding DUF1684 domain-containing protein, with the translated sequence MTQEHDAWRQARHEAVTAPTGNLALIETRWGADDTEAALDGQPASVTATRLSRRDPRTGEVEQGVRLWDAASEAIKSFEGIDTYAYDPAWVLEARYTDVSEERRIPFQHAQDAGFTRDLPVPGDLHVTIDGRDYTLSAFDDDGRLLLVFGDPTNGTETYGAGRFLFVDPAAGEVDFNYAFVPPCGFSEHYNCPMPPPQNRLHLPVRAGEKNPLFQKDLP